In Phreatobacter stygius, a genomic segment contains:
- a CDS encoding LL-diaminopimelate aminotransferase, producing MTTTDFHRIRRLPPYVFEQVNKVKAAARAKGVDIIDLGMGNPDLPAPDHVIEKLKETIGKPRTDRYSASKGIPGLRRAQAAYYERRFGVKLNPETQVIATLGSKEGFANMAQAITAPGDVVLCPNPSYPIHAFGFLMAGGVIRSVPATADDEYFRAMERAMQHSIPKPIAVVVCYPSNPTAQVADLDFYGELVRFAKKHELIVLSDLAYAEVYFDDRNPPPSILQVPGAFDVAVEFTSMSKTFSMAGWRMGFAVGNDRLCAALARVKSYLDYGAFTPVQVAATAALNGPEDCIREMRETYKKRRDVLIDSFGKSGWAVPTPQASMFAWVPIPEPFKSLGSLEFAKLLVEKAEVAVAPGIGFGEHGDDYVRIAVVENEQRIKQAARNVKRFFDTAATTLHNVVPLAAAGR from the coding sequence ATGACAACGACCGACTTTCACCGTATCCGCCGCCTGCCACCTTACGTGTTCGAGCAAGTGAACAAGGTGAAGGCCGCGGCGCGAGCTAAAGGCGTCGACATCATCGATCTCGGCATGGGCAATCCGGATCTGCCGGCCCCTGACCATGTCATCGAGAAGCTCAAGGAAACCATCGGCAAGCCGCGCACCGACCGCTATTCGGCATCGAAGGGCATTCCCGGCCTCAGGCGTGCCCAGGCCGCCTATTACGAGCGCCGTTTCGGCGTGAAGCTGAACCCCGAGACCCAGGTCATCGCGACGCTCGGCTCGAAGGAAGGCTTTGCCAACATGGCCCAGGCGATCACCGCGCCGGGCGACGTGGTGCTCTGCCCCAATCCGAGCTACCCGATCCACGCCTTCGGCTTCCTGATGGCCGGCGGCGTCATCCGCTCCGTGCCGGCGACCGCCGACGACGAGTATTTCCGCGCGATGGAACGCGCGATGCAGCACTCGATTCCGAAGCCCATCGCGGTGGTCGTGTGTTATCCCTCGAACCCGACCGCGCAGGTGGCCGATCTCGATTTTTACGGCGAACTGGTCCGCTTCGCCAAGAAGCACGAGCTGATCGTGCTCTCCGACCTGGCCTATGCCGAGGTCTATTTCGACGACAGGAACCCGCCGCCGTCGATCCTGCAGGTGCCCGGCGCCTTCGACGTCGCGGTCGAATTCACCTCGATGTCGAAGACCTTCTCGATGGCCGGCTGGCGCATGGGCTTCGCTGTCGGCAACGACCGGCTTTGCGCGGCGCTCGCCCGGGTCAAGAGCTATCTCGATTACGGCGCCTTCACGCCGGTGCAGGTGGCGGCGACCGCCGCCCTCAACGGTCCCGAGGACTGCATCCGCGAGATGCGCGAGACCTATAAGAAGCGGCGCGACGTGCTGATCGACAGTTTCGGCAAGAGCGGCTGGGCCGTCCCGACGCCGCAGGCGTCGATGTTCGCCTGGGTGCCGATCCCGGAGCCGTTCAAGTCGCTCGGCTCGCTCGAATTCGCCAAGCTGCTGGTCGAAAAGGCCGAGGTGGCGGTTGCCCCCGGCATCGGTTTCGGCGAGCACGGCGACGACTATGTCCGCATCGCGGTGGTCGAGAACGAGCAGCGCATCAAACAGGCCGCCCGCAACGTCAAGCGGTTCTTCGACACCGCCGCGACGACGCTGCACAACGTGGTGCCGCTGGCGGCGGCGGGACGCTAA